The Kitasatospora setae KM-6054 genome contains a region encoding:
- a CDS encoding globin domain-containing protein, with protein sequence MTIDPTLIKSSFAAVEPHGSAVTAYFYTHLFEHNPDVRKLFAEHLNEQQDRLWAALGTLVNKLDDTDTVVNVLQGLGRRHAGYGALPEHFPAVGASLLAALAHFAGDAWTPETEASWTALYGVVTEVMSAALTEEAAG encoded by the coding sequence GTGACGATTGATCCCACACTCATCAAGAGCAGCTTCGCCGCCGTCGAGCCCCACGGCAGCGCGGTGACCGCCTACTTCTACACGCACCTGTTCGAACACAACCCGGACGTCCGCAAGCTCTTCGCCGAGCACCTGAACGAGCAGCAGGACCGCCTCTGGGCCGCCCTCGGCACCCTGGTCAACAAGCTCGACGACACCGACACCGTGGTCAACGTGCTCCAGGGCCTGGGCCGCCGGCACGCCGGCTACGGCGCCCTCCCCGAGCACTTCCCGGCCGTCGGCGCCAGCCTGCTCGCCGCCCTCGCGCACTTCGCCGGCGACGCCTGGACGCCGGAGACCGAGGCGTCCTGGACGGCGCTCTACGGTGTGGTCACCGAGGTCATGAGCGCGGCGCTGACCGAAGAAGCCGCGGGCTGA
- a CDS encoding Ig-like domain-containing protein, with protein MCRQFPHRAPAPDARPADRDRPRSGIGRRTAALLAAGLLAGLGAPPTAAQQTPDAWSAERRAVLPSGLAVQFDYAAVPGVSVDTAPGRLADRSGGGSSPYTDGIRPGDPAETFLAAERRPRADSSWHTLGTLQLSFSRPVRNPRLHVSGLSATATSKDGSTGTSTRLTVTGGSPAAPALVGRTAWRGWTVGSGELAPAPDAGPDGSADGSGTLELAGTVSTVSLRVEQRSTAQDGSTTPPAPLRQAYTVTLDEGLGSAPQAYGNVSHLVSDLFLGQDAATTTTRSRPGLAQAVEEPLQPGPPPGPPAPPPDAGPVAPSVELDGGQGRRSPWASPPPPLLQPGRAEYQGADPTLVFPAETAVGRYYHLDVPVNAGGAAAVLAGWIDFDHNGRFDPLERVQADVPAGADHAALEWQVPAGATGGDTWVRLRLARGGAQLVLPGGFADSGQVIDQKVGIAIGAAKPQVSLPLPGTTTREPRPEFRGDGAVAGASIAVQENGTTLCTAKAGSDGSWNCRPDRALAEGTHTLVPVETTRGGIVLRGDELRLTVRTTPPTAPVLTLPAYTNDPGLLLTGLGEPGSTVTVTADAGSRGGGELCSTAVAADGTWSCLPVENLADGPHQLTPHAVDDAGNRSDGKAVALTVDTTAPDRPRLTSPGSGDLLHTARPKLTGRAEPGTTVTVTATTGHGDERTTACSAVTTPDGTWFCTPARDLAPGDLTLLPTATDPAGNGTPGDPVRVHVAATATGGGGGGSTSPSASASPSVSPSASAGVSETASPAVVVSDMPSSASPSLSPSVPVPALPSALPSPAVPTVPETPETPDVPVLPIVVPPMDGQDDPTAGPVPSPSASVSASPSVSASSSASPSSAAAVSPSASPSPSASETAAESVPVPPDVLPIVVPVAGEPSGAPSPSPSASVSPSASASPSASPSVSPSPSASEAVAEPALPVPPDVLPVVVPVVGAPSAPSSPSVPVPAVPSVPSAPALPAVPDVSGAPGVPVPSEVVRVPVPSVVEPMDGQVAAVPAPPGVPDRPVEPAAVAPGRGAPSGTGRPSASGTPVPVGTPSVVGPSATRKASPAATVLSATPSPVRAPASTPSLSPAPSPSAAPAVSKPGAGAGADVEPEAEGGAEVVAAPGEAVSPSRGAAAPPPDAVAAAHRAAATGWRGLACGVLLIAAAVGLLTRRVFGRGSGTRRR; from the coding sequence ATGTGCCGACAGTTCCCGCACCGGGCCCCGGCCCCCGACGCCCGCCCGGCCGACCGTGACCGGCCGCGTTCCGGGATCGGGCGGCGCACCGCCGCCCTGCTCGCGGCCGGCCTGCTCGCCGGCCTCGGCGCCCCGCCGACGGCCGCCCAGCAGACCCCGGACGCCTGGTCCGCCGAGCGGCGCGCCGTGCTGCCCTCCGGCCTGGCCGTCCAGTTCGACTACGCGGCCGTCCCCGGGGTGAGCGTCGACACCGCCCCCGGCAGGCTCGCCGACCGCTCCGGCGGCGGCAGCAGCCCCTACACCGACGGCATCCGCCCCGGCGACCCGGCCGAAACCTTCCTGGCCGCCGAGCGCCGCCCGCGCGCCGACAGCTCCTGGCACACCCTCGGCACCCTCCAACTCTCCTTCTCCCGCCCGGTCCGCAACCCCCGGCTGCACGTCAGCGGCCTGAGCGCGACGGCCACCTCGAAGGACGGCAGCACCGGCACCAGCACCCGGCTGACCGTCACCGGCGGCAGCCCCGCCGCCCCCGCCCTGGTCGGCCGCACCGCCTGGCGCGGCTGGACGGTCGGCTCCGGCGAGCTCGCCCCCGCCCCCGACGCCGGCCCGGACGGCTCGGCCGACGGCAGCGGCACCCTCGAACTGGCCGGCACCGTCTCCACCGTGTCGCTCCGGGTCGAGCAGCGCTCCACCGCCCAGGACGGCTCCACCACCCCGCCCGCCCCGCTCCGCCAGGCGTACACCGTCACCCTCGACGAGGGCCTCGGCAGCGCCCCGCAGGCGTACGGGAACGTCTCGCACCTGGTCTCCGACCTGTTCCTCGGCCAGGACGCCGCCACCACCACGACCCGCTCCCGGCCCGGCCTCGCCCAGGCCGTCGAGGAGCCGCTGCAGCCCGGCCCGCCGCCCGGCCCGCCCGCGCCGCCGCCCGACGCCGGCCCGGTCGCCCCCAGCGTGGAACTCGACGGCGGCCAGGGCCGCCGCAGCCCCTGGGCCAGCCCGCCCCCGCCGCTGCTCCAGCCCGGCCGCGCCGAGTACCAGGGCGCCGACCCGACGCTGGTCTTCCCCGCCGAGACCGCCGTCGGCCGCTACTACCACCTGGACGTGCCGGTCAACGCGGGCGGCGCCGCCGCCGTGCTGGCCGGCTGGATCGACTTCGACCACAACGGCCGCTTCGACCCGCTGGAGCGGGTGCAGGCCGACGTCCCCGCCGGGGCGGACCACGCCGCCCTGGAGTGGCAGGTCCCGGCCGGGGCGACCGGCGGCGACACCTGGGTCCGGCTGCGGCTGGCCCGCGGCGGCGCCCAACTGGTCCTCCCCGGCGGCTTCGCCGACTCCGGCCAGGTCATCGACCAGAAGGTCGGCATCGCGATCGGCGCCGCCAAGCCCCAGGTCTCCCTCCCGCTCCCCGGCACCACCACCCGCGAGCCCCGCCCCGAGTTCCGCGGCGACGGCGCGGTCGCCGGGGCGAGCATCGCCGTCCAGGAGAACGGCACCACCCTGTGCACGGCCAAGGCCGGCAGCGACGGCTCGTGGAACTGCCGCCCCGACCGCGCGCTCGCCGAGGGCACCCACACCCTCGTCCCGGTCGAGACCACCCGCGGCGGCATCGTGCTGCGCGGCGACGAACTCCGGCTGACCGTCCGCACCACCCCGCCCACCGCCCCCGTCCTCACCCTGCCCGCCTACACCAACGACCCCGGCCTGCTGCTCACCGGCCTCGGCGAACCCGGCTCCACCGTCACCGTCACCGCGGACGCCGGCAGCCGCGGCGGCGGCGAACTCTGCTCCACCGCCGTCGCCGCCGACGGCACCTGGTCCTGCCTCCCGGTCGAGAACCTCGCCGACGGCCCGCACCAGCTCACCCCGCACGCCGTCGACGACGCCGGCAACCGCTCCGACGGCAAGGCCGTCGCCCTCACCGTCGACACCACCGCCCCCGACCGCCCCCGCCTCACCTCCCCCGGCAGTGGCGACCTCCTGCACACCGCCCGCCCCAAGCTCACCGGCCGCGCCGAACCCGGCACCACCGTCACCGTCACCGCCACCACCGGCCACGGCGACGAACGCACCACCGCCTGCAGCGCCGTCACCACCCCCGACGGCACCTGGTTCTGCACCCCCGCCCGCGACCTCGCCCCCGGCGACCTCACCCTCCTCCCCACCGCGACCGACCCGGCGGGCAACGGCACCCCGGGCGACCCGGTGCGGGTCCACGTCGCGGCGACGGCTACGGGCGGGGGCGGGGGCGGGAGTACGAGCCCGAGTGCGAGTGCGAGCCCGAGTGTGAGCCCGAGTGCGAGTGCGGGGGTGAGCGAAACGGCCTCGCCGGCCGTGGTGGTGTCGGACATGCCGTCGAGCGCGTCGCCGTCGCTCTCGCCGTCGGTCCCGGTGCCCGCCTTGCCGTCAGCGCTGCCGTCCCCGGCAGTGCCGACGGTGCCGGAGACGCCGGAGACGCCGGACGTGCCGGTGCTGCCGATCGTGGTGCCGCCGATGGACGGCCAGGACGATCCGACGGCCGGTCCGGTGCCCTCGCCGTCCGCGTCCGTGAGTGCCTCGCCGTCGGTCTCCGCCTCGTCGAGTGCGTCCCCGTCCTCCGCTGCCGCTGTCTCCCCGTCCGCGTCGCCGTCCCCGTCCGCCTCGGAGACGGCGGCCGAGTCGGTGCCGGTGCCGCCGGATGTGCTGCCGATCGTGGTGCCGGTGGCAGGGGAGCCGTCCGGGGCGCCGAGCCCGTCGCCGTCGGCTTCCGTTTCGCCGAGTGCGTCCGCGTCGCCTTCGGCTTCCCCGTCCGTTTCGCCGTCTCCGTCCGCCTCGGAGGCGGTGGCCGAGCCGGCGCTGCCGGTGCCGCCGGACGTGCTGCCGGTCGTGGTGCCGGTGGTGGGGGCGCCGTCCGCGCCGTCGAGTCCGTCGGTTCCGGTCCCTGCGGTTCCGTCGGTCCCGTCCGCTCCTGCGCTGCCTGCGGTGCCGGACGTGTCCGGGGCGCCCGGGGTGCCGGTGCCGTCGGAGGTGGTCCGGGTGCCGGTGCCGTCGGTGGTCGAGCCGATGGACGGTCAGGTCGCCGCGGTGCCCGCGCCTCCCGGGGTGCCGGACCGGCCGGTCGAGCCCGCGGCGGTCGCGCCGGGGCGGGGGGCGCCGTCCGGGACCGGGCGGCCGTCGGCTTCGGGGACGCCGGTGCCGGTCGGTACGCCGTCCGTGGTGGGTCCGAGTGCGACTCGGAAGGCTTCGCCCGCCGCGACGGTCCTGTCCGCCACGCCGTCGCCCGTCCGGGCTCCGGCCTCGACCCCGTCCCTGTCGCCGGCACCGTCGCCGTCCGCTGCGCCCGCCGTGTCGAAGCCGGGAGCGGGGGCGGGGGCGGACGTCGAGCCGGAGGCCGAGGGCGGTGCCGAGGTGGTGGCCGCTCCGGGTGAGGCGGTGTCGCCGTCGCGGGGGGCGGCCGCTCCGCCGCCGGACGCGGTGGCGGCGGCGCACCGGGCGGCGGCCACCGGGTGGCGCGGGCTGGCCTGCGGGGTGCTGCTGATCGCGGCGGCGGTGGGGTTGTTGACCCGCCGGGTGTTCGGCCGGGGGAGTGGTACCCGGCGCCGCTGA
- a CDS encoding globin domain-containing protein, whose protein sequence is MPFDPAVIRASFAVVERRADQLTKFFYAHLFTNNPGVEELFPARLAEQRDRLFAALTQLVTRLEEPEKLTGYLAALGRDHRKFQAAPEHYPAVGASLIAALKHFSGHSWTQEVEKSWLEAFTVISQAMIDAAAAVPDTVPRWWDAEVVDRRRATPDLAVLTLRPDRPYPYTAGQYLTACSDRRPQVWRPYSVACAPRTDNTLELHVRRIPDGLLSTALVNDVRLGETVRIGPPLGEAVLAPDSYRPLLMVAAGTGWAPVKALLEQLAQDGGRPTTVFVAARGDEDQYDLAAVHALVKEHPWLHAVLAAPERGGSRAEGVRLLREGLRAYGDCSGHDIHLAGPPDLAPGVGAQLLEQGAESAYLRHDPATPTFNRSRPLTPAEWFLEERDVPWINRTELG, encoded by the coding sequence GTGCCCTTCGACCCCGCGGTCATCCGCGCCAGCTTCGCCGTCGTCGAGCGCCGCGCCGATCAGCTGACCAAGTTCTTCTACGCCCACCTGTTCACCAACAACCCCGGTGTCGAAGAGCTCTTCCCGGCCAGGCTCGCCGAACAGCGCGACCGCCTGTTCGCCGCGCTCACCCAACTGGTGACGCGGCTGGAGGAACCGGAGAAGCTCACCGGCTACCTGGCGGCACTCGGGCGCGACCACCGGAAGTTCCAGGCCGCGCCCGAGCACTACCCCGCCGTCGGCGCCAGCCTGATCGCCGCGCTCAAGCACTTCTCCGGCCACTCCTGGACCCAGGAGGTCGAGAAGAGCTGGCTGGAAGCCTTCACCGTCATCTCCCAGGCCATGATCGACGCGGCCGCCGCCGTCCCCGACACCGTCCCGCGCTGGTGGGACGCCGAGGTCGTCGACCGCCGCCGCGCCACCCCGGACCTCGCGGTGCTCACCCTGCGGCCCGACCGGCCGTACCCCTACACCGCGGGCCAGTACCTGACCGCCTGCTCCGACCGCCGCCCCCAGGTCTGGCGGCCCTACTCCGTCGCGTGCGCCCCCCGCACCGACAACACCCTGGAACTGCACGTCCGCCGGATCCCCGACGGACTGCTGTCCACCGCGCTGGTCAACGACGTCCGGCTCGGCGAAACCGTCCGGATCGGCCCGCCGCTCGGCGAGGCCGTGCTCGCCCCCGACTCCTACCGGCCGCTGCTGATGGTCGCCGCCGGCACCGGCTGGGCCCCGGTCAAGGCCCTGCTGGAACAACTCGCCCAGGACGGCGGACGGCCCACCACGGTCTTCGTCGCCGCCCGCGGCGACGAGGACCAGTACGACCTGGCGGCCGTGCACGCCCTGGTCAAGGAACACCCCTGGCTGCACGCCGTGCTCGCCGCCCCCGAACGCGGCGGCTCCCGCGCCGAGGGCGTCCGACTGCTGCGCGAGGGGCTGCGCGCGTACGGGGACTGCTCCGGCCACGACATCCACCTGGCCGGACCGCCCGACCTCGCCCCCGGCGTCGGCGCCCAACTCCTGGAGCAGGGCGCCGAATCCGCGTACCTCCGGCACGACCCGGCCACGCCCACCTTCAACCGCAGCCGCCCGCTCACCCCCGCGGAGTGGTTCCTCGAAGAACGCGACGTGCCCTGGATCAACCGGACCGAACTCGGCTGA
- a CDS encoding MvdC/MvdD family ATP grasp protein, with protein MTVLVLTNRLDPTADRVIKGLRARAVGVVRLDPGDLPEGVAIEAEHSGRAWRGRIFTAHHSVLVDDITAVYVRRPNSPRVLGSPTDPDAYRTYQWAARENHEGLYGVLFGLPGVRWANRPDRNRTAGLKGYQLATAAACGFAVPPTLFGNTVSGARRFVGAQGEAVYKPLRGAPERGGWQAMALYTRAVSTAELDESVRGAVCQFQRRIRPRYEARVTVVGDRVFTARLDSPTADGAVDWRQYQGTDQLVTTLIDTPAGLARSIHRYMRVMGLNYGCFDFMVDAADRWWFLECNPSGQYLGVENETGAPVTRAVVDWLAGAPGAGARN; from the coding sequence ATGACCGTCCTGGTACTGACGAACAGACTCGATCCCACCGCGGACCGGGTGATCAAGGGATTGCGGGCCAGGGCGGTCGGCGTGGTGCGGCTCGACCCCGGCGACCTCCCGGAGGGCGTCGCGATCGAGGCCGAGCACTCCGGCCGGGCCTGGCGGGGCCGGATCTTCACGGCGCACCACAGCGTGCTGGTCGACGACATCACCGCGGTCTACGTGCGCCGCCCGAACAGCCCGCGGGTCCTCGGCAGTCCGACGGACCCCGACGCCTACCGGACCTACCAGTGGGCCGCCCGGGAGAACCACGAGGGCCTGTACGGCGTGCTGTTCGGCCTGCCGGGGGTGCGCTGGGCCAACCGTCCCGACCGCAACCGGACGGCGGGGCTCAAGGGCTACCAGCTGGCGACCGCGGCGGCCTGCGGTTTCGCGGTGCCGCCGACGCTGTTCGGCAACACCGTCTCCGGGGCGCGGCGGTTCGTCGGCGCGCAGGGCGAGGCGGTGTACAAGCCGCTGCGCGGCGCGCCGGAGCGCGGCGGCTGGCAGGCGATGGCGCTCTACACCCGGGCGGTCTCCACGGCGGAGCTGGACGAGAGCGTGCGGGGCGCGGTCTGCCAGTTCCAGCGGCGGATCAGGCCGCGGTACGAGGCCCGGGTGACTGTGGTGGGCGACCGGGTCTTCACCGCCCGGCTGGACTCCCCGACGGCGGACGGCGCGGTCGACTGGCGGCAGTACCAGGGCACGGACCAGCTGGTGACCACGCTGATCGACACCCCGGCGGGGCTCGCCCGGAGCATCCACCGGTACATGCGGGTGATGGGGTTGAACTACGGCTGCTTCGACTTCATGGTCGACGCGGCGGACCGCTGGTGGTTCCTGGAGTGCAATCCCTCGGGCCAGTACCTCGGGGTCGAGAACGAGACCGGGGCGCCGGTGACCCGGGCGGTGGTGGACTGGCTGGCCGGCGCCCCGGGGGCGGGGGCGCGGAACTGA
- a CDS encoding SPFH domain-containing protein, which produces MDVTRDPSPRPHSWPPAAPEPPVGATQLTKAVAKAVTKPLITVSPSAEEVPDRGPTTQPLPVVGADEPSALPPAPRATPEPVTPEPVTAAPAPPARPAAPGGLRRLSTTAAERSAAHPTVADTATHRRPPRADQSLRERRAFTLPGWLPLLVLLAGAAGVLLVLARAGVIPELPGVPDLRGPAAKASGEAEVGDATLAAVSAIGLAMLAALGGLLSNPGGETRVLTRWGRYRGTVRRTGLLWVNPLLRRRRVDVRLRHWRSEPVRVTDRAGTPLVVRLLIVWRVKDTARVTLGIAEHETYLREQVQAVLTRTASLLPCDSNSAPGPALRDGQWFADELTRALAAETAPAGVEVYSVQPLALDYAPEVAESMRRRRLADLDAGLRTVLVDDAVEAAALAVRRLERATAHELDDSARSALMEQLLVAFVAPAGVTAAVPAPAARPNRKEGKPA; this is translated from the coding sequence ATGGACGTCACCCGCGACCCTTCGCCGCGACCCCACTCCTGGCCGCCCGCCGCACCCGAGCCCCCCGTCGGTGCGACCCAACTCACCAAGGCCGTCGCCAAGGCGGTGACCAAGCCGCTGATCACGGTCTCCCCGTCCGCCGAGGAGGTCCCCGACCGGGGGCCGACCACCCAGCCGCTGCCCGTGGTCGGCGCGGACGAGCCGTCCGCGCTCCCGCCCGCGCCCCGCGCCACCCCCGAGCCGGTCACCCCCGAGCCGGTCACCGCCGCGCCCGCCCCGCCGGCCCGGCCCGCCGCGCCCGGCGGGCTGCGCAGGCTCAGCACGACCGCCGCCGAGCGGTCGGCGGCGCACCCGACGGTGGCGGACACCGCGACGCACCGCCGGCCGCCGCGCGCGGACCAGTCGCTGCGCGAGCGGCGGGCGTTCACGCTGCCGGGCTGGCTGCCGCTGCTGGTGCTGCTGGCCGGGGCGGCCGGGGTGCTGCTGGTGCTGGCCCGGGCCGGGGTGATCCCGGAGCTGCCCGGGGTGCCCGACCTGCGCGGCCCGGCGGCGAAGGCCAGCGGGGAGGCCGAGGTCGGCGACGCGACGCTCGCCGCGGTGAGCGCGATCGGGCTGGCGATGCTGGCCGCGCTCGGCGGGCTGCTCTCCAACCCGGGCGGCGAGACCCGGGTGCTGACCCGCTGGGGCCGCTACCGCGGCACCGTCCGCCGCACCGGCCTGCTCTGGGTGAACCCGCTGCTGCGCCGCCGCCGGGTGGACGTCCGGCTGCGGCACTGGCGCAGCGAGCCGGTGCGGGTGACCGACCGGGCGGGGACGCCGCTGGTGGTGCGGCTGCTGATCGTGTGGCGGGTCAAGGACACCGCGCGGGTCACACTGGGCATCGCCGAGCACGAAACGTATCTGCGCGAGCAGGTGCAGGCCGTTCTCACCCGAACCGCCTCCCTCCTGCCGTGCGACTCGAACTCCGCGCCGGGGCCCGCGCTGCGCGACGGCCAGTGGTTCGCCGACGAGCTGACCCGGGCGCTGGCCGCCGAGACCGCCCCGGCCGGCGTCGAGGTGTACTCGGTGCAGCCGCTGGCCCTGGACTACGCGCCGGAGGTCGCCGAGTCGATGCGCCGCCGCCGGCTCGCCGACCTGGACGCCGGGCTGCGGACCGTCCTGGTGGACGACGCGGTGGAGGCCGCGGCCCTCGCGGTGCGGCGCCTGGAGCGCGCCACCGCCCACGAGTTGGACGACAGCGCGCGCAGCGCCCTGATGGAGCAGTTGCTGGTCGCGTTCGTCGCCCCGGCCGGGGTCACCGCAGCGGTGCCCGCCCCGGCCGCCCGCCCGAACCGCAAGGAAGGGAAACCCGCGTGA
- a CDS encoding hybrid sensor histidine kinase/response regulator: MSSRPTRGAARLAAILDALPDPLLLVNSNGTVVDVNKAAVESLQAPGTSLVGMGVLDLLPEFDPSRIPGSMRPPASETESLDRPVRMTARRTDGTAFSVEVSGNDFTDEGGGEAHGFLSFATNDQDLLLLLVRDMSARLGVESELRRQHKQTEMILRAAAEGVLGVDLEGRVVLVNPAAAHILDFRASELGGRELHPLIQHSQPDGSPLAAESSALMDTLHSGRKHRIRNTVLWRKDGRPVTVDLTTAPVRDGEQLVGAVMTFTDRTHELALAARNEHLTAVLESELGGALTALHGRIDALAADPAGQLWPEANWTLRRLADECRRFGKLIDGVLEHQRFEADADRGKAALERERIGLDEVVQLAVDRAGELVGPGRVRYSVHAAAVKVLADRERLAQALAHLVADVSGVTPVPGPARAEGEPAPAGVPFAGPAPAGEQPPIVVLAAARRGDVARVEVRGPARTSSAVHLPIARAAVLRHGGVLQRHDLPDGAGATYVVELPLDPDGEASGGPDKRQHVPKDSDTAMIPDLPGQGVPPELRPAAAEPADAERPAEARADDTQGSGRRRARAAAAAAAAGQDAPQAEQAPRGPIALGPGPGADDTAGGGLAGGGEGAEGAEGGTRSGRRARRAAAPAAGDGSGALHIPGVPDPGTPVYPGLESALAASTPEPVTPTAQPTGRRRRLALPADTTEGAEEVTAVLPPVPAAPPADAAAGAAPAPASAPASAPGFAGEPVAPAPQAVPPQPAEPPAAPAGGALEVARSAAPALPAADAPAEDERPRPVGSGLGELLPPRTLGGFQTAFPAPPVPGQPPAANALPPAGSTPSAVDPALLNGQRLGGAGEGAGPGAALALSGAPAAGNGQVEGRTPPRPVAELAPAKDHPQDGPRPLLVWPEPDPSTRNALEVRGFEPVVVASREEVDAQVGRTPAALFVDPLTGPITRTALQSLRTAALAGRIPVLLAAGLGQATRDAAYGADPAVLLRALAPRDGENHAARVLLVESDPEVAAALVASLERRGMHVEHASDENEAVARASSIQPNLVVLDLQRIERQHLGLLDWLRANDRLHRTPLVVYTSADLDPQARAGLRTGANVLFLAERSTTEDVQGRIVELLARIGALGQAVPAVSGASF, encoded by the coding sequence GTGAGCAGCAGGCCGACCCGAGGCGCTGCTCGCCTCGCCGCGATACTCGATGCACTGCCCGACCCGCTGCTGCTGGTGAACAGCAACGGCACCGTGGTCGACGTCAACAAGGCCGCCGTGGAGAGCCTGCAGGCACCCGGCACCTCGCTGGTCGGAATGGGCGTGCTGGACCTGCTGCCGGAGTTCGACCCCAGTCGGATCCCGGGTTCCATGCGGCCCCCCGCGAGCGAGACCGAGAGCCTTGACCGACCGGTCCGGATGACCGCCCGACGCACCGACGGCACCGCCTTCAGCGTCGAGGTCTCCGGCAACGACTTCACCGACGAGGGCGGCGGGGAGGCACACGGATTCCTGTCCTTCGCGACCAACGACCAGGACCTGTTGCTGCTCCTGGTCCGCGACATGTCGGCCCGGCTCGGGGTGGAGTCCGAACTCCGGCGCCAGCACAAGCAGACCGAGATGATCCTGCGGGCCGCCGCCGAGGGCGTCCTCGGCGTCGACCTGGAAGGCCGCGTGGTGCTGGTCAACCCGGCCGCCGCGCACATCCTGGACTTCCGGGCCAGCGAGCTCGGCGGCCGCGAGCTGCACCCGCTGATCCAGCACTCGCAGCCCGACGGCAGCCCGCTGGCCGCCGAGAGCTCCGCGCTGATGGACACCCTGCACTCCGGCCGCAAGCACCGGATCCGCAACACCGTGCTGTGGCGCAAGGACGGCCGGCCCGTCACCGTCGACCTGACCACCGCCCCCGTGCGGGACGGCGAGCAGCTGGTCGGCGCCGTGATGACCTTCACCGACCGCACCCACGAACTCGCCCTCGCCGCCCGCAACGAGCACCTCACCGCCGTCCTGGAGTCCGAGCTCGGCGGCGCCCTCACCGCGCTGCACGGCCGGATCGACGCACTGGCCGCCGACCCGGCCGGCCAGCTCTGGCCCGAGGCGAACTGGACGCTGCGCCGGCTCGCCGACGAGTGCCGCCGGTTCGGGAAGCTGATCGACGGCGTGCTGGAGCACCAGCGCTTCGAAGCCGACGCCGACCGCGGCAAGGCCGCGCTGGAGCGCGAGCGGATCGGCCTGGACGAGGTCGTGCAGCTCGCCGTCGACCGGGCCGGCGAACTGGTCGGGCCCGGCCGGGTCCGCTACTCGGTGCACGCCGCCGCCGTGAAGGTGCTCGCCGACCGCGAGCGCCTCGCCCAGGCCCTCGCCCACCTGGTCGCCGACGTCAGCGGCGTCACGCCCGTCCCCGGGCCCGCCCGGGCCGAGGGCGAGCCCGCCCCCGCCGGGGTGCCGTTCGCCGGGCCCGCACCGGCCGGCGAGCAGCCCCCGATCGTGGTGCTGGCGGCCGCCCGGCGCGGCGACGTCGCCCGGGTCGAGGTGCGCGGCCCCGCCCGCACCTCCAGCGCCGTGCACCTGCCGATCGCCCGGGCCGCCGTGCTCCGGCACGGCGGCGTGCTGCAGCGGCACGACCTGCCCGACGGGGCCGGCGCCACCTACGTGGTGGAACTGCCGCTCGACCCCGACGGCGAGGCGTCCGGCGGGCCGGACAAGCGGCAGCACGTCCCCAAGGACTCCGACACCGCGATGATCCCGGACCTGCCGGGCCAGGGCGTCCCGCCCGAGCTGCGGCCCGCCGCGGCCGAGCCCGCGGACGCGGAACGGCCGGCCGAGGCCCGGGCCGACGACACCCAGGGCTCCGGCCGGCGCCGGGCCCGGGCGGCCGCCGCTGCCGCTGCCGCGGGCCAAGACGCGCCGCAGGCCGAGCAGGCCCCGCGCGGGCCGATCGCGCTCGGCCCCGGACCCGGCGCGGACGACACCGCCGGCGGCGGCCTCGCCGGCGGCGGTGAGGGGGCCGAGGGCGCCGAGGGCGGCACCCGCTCCGGCCGCCGGGCCCGCCGGGCCGCCGCGCCCGCTGCCGGGGACGGCTCCGGGGCGCTGCACATCCCCGGCGTGCCCGACCCCGGGACGCCGGTCTACCCCGGCCTGGAGAGCGCGCTGGCGGCCTCGACGCCGGAGCCGGTCACCCCGACCGCCCAGCCCACCGGGCGCCGGCGGCGGCTCGCGCTGCCCGCCGACACCACCGAGGGCGCGGAGGAGGTCACGGCGGTCCTGCCGCCGGTGCCGGCCGCGCCGCCCGCCGACGCGGCCGCCGGGGCTGCCCCCGCCCCTGCCTCCGCTCCCGCTTCCGCTCCCGGCTTCGCCGGCGAACCCGTCGCGCCCGCGCCGCAGGCCGTCCCGCCGCAGCCCGCCGAGCCGCCCGCGGCGCCGGCCGGCGGCGCGTTGGAGGTCGCCCGGTCGGCCGCGCCCGCGCTGCCGGCGGCGGACGCCCCGGCCGAGGACGAGCGGCCCCGGCCGGTCGGCAGCGGGCTGGGCGAGCTGCTGCCGCCGCGCACGCTGGGCGGCTTCCAGACCGCCTTCCCCGCGCCCCCGGTCCCCGGCCAGCCGCCCGCCGCGAACGCGCTGCCCCCGGCCGGGAGCACCCCGTCCGCCGTCGATCCGGCGCTGCTGAACGGGCAGCGGCTGGGCGGCGCCGGCGAGGGGGCCGGGCCCGGGGCGGCCCTGGCGCTGTCCGGCGCACCGGCCGCCGGGAACGGCCAGGTCGAGGGGCGCACCCCGCCCCGGCCGGTCGCCGAGCTGGCCCCCGCCAAGGACCACCCGCAGGACGGCCCGCGCCCGCTGCTGGTGTGGCCCGAGCCCGACCCGTCCACCCGGAACGCGCTGGAGGTCCGCGGCTTCGAGCCGGTCGTGGTCGCCTCCCGCGAGGAGGTGGACGCGCAGGTCGGGCGGACCCCCGCCGCGCTGTTCGTCGACCCGCTGACCGGCCCGATCACCCGGACCGCGCTGCAGTCGCTGCGCACCGCCGCGCTGGCCGGGCGGATCCCGGTGCTGCTGGCCGCCGGCCTCGGCCAGGCCACCCGGGACGCCGCGTACGGCGCCGACCCGGCGGTGCTGCTGCGGGCGCTCGCGCCCCGGGACGGCGAGAACCACGCCGCCCGGGTGCTGCTGGTGGAGTCCGACCCGGAGGTCGCCGCCGCGCTGGTGGCCAGCCTGGAGCGGCGCGGCATGCACGTCGAGCACGCCTCGGACGAGAACGAGGCGGTGGCCCGGGCCAGCAGCATCCAGCCGAACCTGGTGGTGCTGGACCTGCAGCGGATCGAGCGGCAGCACCTCGGGCTGCTCGACTGGCTGCGCGCCAACGACCGGCTGCACCGCACCCCGCTGGTCGTCTACACCTCGGCCGACCTGGACCCGCAGGCCCGGGCCGGACTGCGCACCGGCGCGAACGTGCTGTTCCTCGCCGAGCGCTCCACCACCGAGGACGTGCAGGGCCGGATCGTCGAACTGCTGGCCCGGATAGGCGCGTTGGGCCAGGCGGTACCGGCTGTCAGCGGCGCGTCCTTCTGA